GGACAGGGCCGCCGTCGTCACGGGGGCCACGCGCGGGATCGGCCGAGCCGTGGCACGAGCGCTCGTCGACGCCGGGGCGCGGGTGTGCGTCAGCGCACGGGACCCGGACCAGGTGCGCCGCGCGGCCGACGAGCTGGACGGCGTGGGACTGGCAGGTGATGTCGGGGACCCCGGCCATCCCGAGGCGCTGACGCGGCTGTGCCTGGAGGCGTTCGGCCGGCTCGACGTGCTGGTCAACAACGCGGCGACCAACCAGCCCTACGGACCGCTCATGGAGGCCGACCCGCTCGCCTGGCGGGAGGCGTTCACCGTGAACGTCGAGGCGCCGCTGCGGCTGGTGCAGTGCGCGTGGCGGGGCTGGATGCGCGAGCACGGAGGAGCCGTGGTCAACATCTGCACCGAGGGCGCGACCCATGTCGGACCGCGGGTGGGCGCGTACGGCACCAGCAAGTCGGCCCTGCTGCACCTCACCCGGCAGCTCGCGGGCGAACTGGGCCCGGGGGTGCGGGTGAACTCCGTCTCCCCCGGCCTGGTGAGGACCGAGATGGCCCGCTTCCGGTGGGAGCCGGAGGAGGCGCGGATCGCGCCGGGTCTGCCGCTGGGCAGGATCGGTGAGCCCGAGGACGTGGCGCGGGCGGTGCTGTGGCTGGCCTCGGACGAGGCCGCCTGGGTCACCGGCGCCGACCTGGTGGTCGACGGCGGCACGAGGGTGCGGGCGGCACGCCCCGGACCCTCGGAGGAGGACCCGGCGGGCGTCACCCGCACCCCGGGCCCTCACCACTTGCCGGGCGCGTAGTCCTTCAGGAATACCCCGTACAGATCCTCGCCCTGCTCGCCGCGCACGATCGGGTCGTAGACGCGGGCCGCGCCGTCGACCAGGTCCAGCGGGGCGTGGAAGCCCTCCTCGGCGAGGCGCAGCTTGTCGTAGTGCGGTCGCTCGTCGGTGATC
This Streptomyces sp. NBC_00377 DNA region includes the following protein-coding sequences:
- a CDS encoding SDR family oxidoreductase, with amino-acid sequence MTSSYGLRDRAAVVTGATRGIGRAVARALVDAGARVCVSARDPDQVRRAADELDGVGLAGDVGDPGHPEALTRLCLEAFGRLDVLVNNAATNQPYGPLMEADPLAWREAFTVNVEAPLRLVQCAWRGWMREHGGAVVNICTEGATHVGPRVGAYGTSKSALLHLTRQLAGELGPGVRVNSVSPGLVRTEMARFRWEPEEARIAPGLPLGRIGEPEDVARAVLWLASDEAAWVTGADLVVDGGTRVRAARPGPSEEDPAGVTRTPGPHHLPGA